A segment of the Deltaproteobacteria bacterium genome:
GCCACCATTGCGCCCAGCCGCTGATGGCCCGCCTCGGAGTGGCGGCGACGGCGCGGGCGTCGCTGGCCTTTTACAACACTCGCGCCGAGATCGAGGCGCTCGGCGCCGGCCTTGGCAAAGTCATCGAGGTGTTCAAGTGACCACCGCGGTGATCGAGCTCTATCGCGAGGTCATCCTCGATCACAGCAAGCACCCGCGCAATTGCCGTGCGCTACGACGGCCGGCGCGCGTGGCCGAAGGTTACAACCCGCTGTGTGGCGATCAGGTCACGGTCTACGTCGAGCTTGCCGCCGGCGTGCTGCGCGAGGTTGCCTTTCAGGGCCGTGGTTGCGCGCTCTCGACCGCCTCGGCTTCGCTGATGACGGAGATGCTCAAGGGCAAGTCGGCGGCCGCGGCGCGCCGGTTGGGTGAGCAATTCGAGAACTTCGCCACCACCGGCGCGGCATCAGCCGCTACCGACATCGGCCAGCTCAACGCCTTCGCGGCGGTGCACAAGTTTCCCAGCCGGGTGAAGTGCGCGCTGCTCGCCTGGCGAACGCTGCAAGCTGCGCTGCGGGCCGAGGAGCCAGCGACGGCGGCAAACGACAACGCCAAGGGGGAGGGGCAATGAGGTACGCAAAGCGACCAACGGCAGTATCGGCGGCGCTGGCGCTGCTGGCAGTGGTGGTGGCCGACTCGGCCGCGGCCGCCGGCGATGATGCTCGCGACCTAGTCAGGCGAGCCCTCGAGGCACTCCCCAAGGTACCGTTCATCGCCAAGCTCAAACTCTCGGTTGACCGCGGTGCGCCGCGCGAACTCACGCTGAGCCACAAGCTGGTGGCCGGTGCCCGTGCCAGCTACCTCGAAGTGATCGCCCCAGTCGAGGTGCAGGGCATGCGCTTTCTGTTTCTCGAACGGCCCGACGGCCAGTCCGATCAGTTCATGAAGATCGCGGCCTCGCGAAAAGTCATTCAAGTCGCGGCCGAGATGCGTAAACATTCCTTCCTGGGTTCGGCCTTCTATGTTGCCGACTTGATCGAACCCGCGCTCGACGCCTTTGCCTATACCGACGTCGGCGAGGACGAGATTCTGCGACGCCGCTGCCGGCTGATCGAGGCCGTGCCCAAGCAGCCCGCCGGCGCGCTTTACGCCAAGATGATCGCGGCGATTGACCCCAAAGACCTGTTGATCCTCAAGCGGCTGTTCGTGGACGAGAAGGGCACCTTGCTCAAAACCTGGACGGTGGAGCGCGTAGACAAGGTCACCGGCTACTGGACATTGCTCGAACAGCGCATGCGTAATCCGATCGAGAAGACCGACTCGCGCCTGGAGATCACCGAGATCAAACACAACGTGGAACTGCCCGACGAACTGTTCAGCCCCGAGCATCTCGCGCGATAGGGGCTTGTCGGCCGGCGCGCAGTCGCCCCCACCGCTGTCGAGGTCGGGCTAGATCTCCACCGCACGGTCTTGCGATTTCTGATTCAAAACGAGGAGGAGGGAATGGAAGACAACTACGATGTGATCGTGATCGGATCAGGGCTTGGGGGGAGCGTGTGCGCTGCCCTGCTGGCTAAGGCGGGCATGCGGACGCTGCTGCTCGAAAAGAACAACCGACCGGGCGGCAAGGCCATGGGCATCTCGGTGAACGGCTTTCGCGGCGAGATGTGGCCGACCTTCGGCATCCCGATGCACCGCGGGCCTTTCATCGACGCCTTTCGCGCCCTCGGTATCGAGTCGAAGCTCGATATCAGACCGGGCTCATTCGCCATGATGTATCGGCGCAAAGGCGGCAACTGGACGACCTACGTCGATCCGCCGGGTAAGCCGGTGCAAGACCCCACGGCCAATTTGTTCGACTCCTGGGGACTGGACGATCCTAAGGAGCGCGAGGCCTGCCTGACGGTGCTGGCGGAAATCTTCATGATGACGCCGGAGCAGCTCGACCAGCTCGACGACGTCAGCGTTCAGCAATGGCTCGATGAGCGAAAAGATGTCCCGCCGCCCATCCGCGGCTTTCTCGCCACCCATTCCAACCTCATGGCCACCGGGGTCTACGAGCTGGTGTCGATGTCGGAGATCGCGCGGGTGATGCAGATATTCGCCGGGGGCGAAACCGGCTATCCGCGAGGCGGCTATGGCCGGCTCATTGATGAGCTGATCGAGGTGCTCAGAGTCCATGGCGGAAAGCTGCTCACCGGCGCCCGCGTGGAGAAGATCACCGTCGAAGAAGGCCGCGTGACCGGTGTGGCGACCAAGGACAAGGCGTTCAAGGCCCCCATCGTTGTCAGCAACGCCGGTATCCAGCCGACGGTTCTCAAATTGGTTGGTCGCGAGCACTTCGACAGGAGCTACGTCGGCTATGTCATAGACATCGTACCGAGTTTAGGCTTCACCAACATGCGGTACATCTTCAGCCAGCCCGTCATGAAGCACGGGGTATACGTGGCCACAACCGAAGACACGTATCTGGATATCGAGCGCCTCGACAGGATGCGGGACGGAATCATACCTGACGAGATCGCCCTGGATGGCGTGGTGCCGTCTCACTTCGATCCCGACATGGCCCCGCCCGGCAAGCAGATGCTCAATCTCGGGACCTGGTGTACGCCCGATCCCAGCGGCAAAGAGCTGAAGGCCCTGCACAAGAAGATCAACGATCTGTTTGTGGAGATGTTCCCCGAGGCGGTTTCCCACATTGAACGGATCGAAGGGCACGTCGGCCCGGCGGAGGTATCGAGCTTGTCGCGCGACCAGGTCCTCCCTGGTGTCGGTGGCGAAGCGGCCGGCTTGGCCGTGACCGTCGGATATTGCGGCAAGAACAAGCCGAAGCCGAAATCGCCGTTGCCCGGGCTCTTCTTTGTCGGGCACGATGCCGGCGGCGCCGGCTATCTCGCAACCCACCAGGCCGTCAGCTCGGGCATGAACGTCGCGCAGCTCGTGCACTTCTACTGGTTGGAACGGAGATCGGTGGTGCGAATCTGACTGCGCCGTACGCTTTATCGGTGAAGATAACGACCGCGGGCGGGGCCCAAGCCGCTGCTCCTGACGACGGAAAAGACACGCCGAGTCTGAGCGGCACGGCGTCGCGCGAGGTTAGTCGCTTTCTCGACGAGGGCAGGCGCGCATCAACTGGTTTGCCGACGGCTTAGAGCGCGCGCTCCAGGCAGATCTTGTCGATCTTGGCGTAGTCGGAACAGTTCGCACTTACCCGGACGCGCAGCTTGGTCGCATGCGCCGGCGCCGCCCCGAGGGTCAACGAGTACG
Coding sequences within it:
- a CDS encoding SUF system NifU family Fe-S cluster assembly protein yields the protein MTTAVIELYREVILDHSKHPRNCRALRRPARVAEGYNPLCGDQVTVYVELAAGVLREVAFQGRGCALSTASASLMTEMLKGKSAAAARRLGEQFENFATTGAASAATDIGQLNAFAAVHKFPSRVKCALLAWRTLQAALRAEEPATAANDNAKGEGQ
- a CDS encoding outer membrane lipoprotein-sorting protein codes for the protein MRYAKRPTAVSAALALLAVVVADSAAAAGDDARDLVRRALEALPKVPFIAKLKLSVDRGAPRELTLSHKLVAGARASYLEVIAPVEVQGMRFLFLERPDGQSDQFMKIAASRKVIQVAAEMRKHSFLGSAFYVADLIEPALDAFAYTDVGEDEILRRRCRLIEAVPKQPAGALYAKMIAAIDPKDLLILKRLFVDEKGTLLKTWTVERVDKVTGYWTLLEQRMRNPIEKTDSRLEITEIKHNVELPDELFSPEHLAR
- a CDS encoding NAD(P)/FAD-dependent oxidoreductase translates to MEDNYDVIVIGSGLGGSVCAALLAKAGMRTLLLEKNNRPGGKAMGISVNGFRGEMWPTFGIPMHRGPFIDAFRALGIESKLDIRPGSFAMMYRRKGGNWTTYVDPPGKPVQDPTANLFDSWGLDDPKEREACLTVLAEIFMMTPEQLDQLDDVSVQQWLDERKDVPPPIRGFLATHSNLMATGVYELVSMSEIARVMQIFAGGETGYPRGGYGRLIDELIEVLRVHGGKLLTGARVEKITVEEGRVTGVATKDKAFKAPIVVSNAGIQPTVLKLVGREHFDRSYVGYVIDIVPSLGFTNMRYIFSQPVMKHGVYVATTEDTYLDIERLDRMRDGIIPDEIALDGVVPSHFDPDMAPPGKQMLNLGTWCTPDPSGKELKALHKKINDLFVEMFPEAVSHIERIEGHVGPAEVSSLSRDQVLPGVGGEAAGLAVTVGYCGKNKPKPKSPLPGLFFVGHDAGGAGYLATHQAVSSGMNVAQLVHFYWLERRSVVRI